A section of the Etheostoma cragini isolate CJK2018 chromosome 12, CSU_Ecrag_1.0, whole genome shotgun sequence genome encodes:
- the oprk1 gene encoding kappa-type opioid receptor, which yields MESSVVHIFKEDRCPTGQPEECSPNFTWQPGSSDIFNYTPNGTWDADPEPMSPIIPIIVAVYSVVFVVGLAGNCLVMYVIIRYTKMKTATNIYIFNLAVADALVTTTMPFQSTDYLLSSWPFGEVACKVFISIDYYNMFTSIFTLTMMSVDRYVAVCHPVKALDFRTPVKAKIINVIIWALSSAAGIPAMILGSTNTKNGITECALQFPEPYSYWDTLMKICVFIFAFVVPVIIITVCYTLMVMRLKSVRLLSGTREKDRNLRRITRLVLVVVAVFVVCWTPIHIFILVKALSGNVPETTPVMAAYFFCVALGYTNSSLNPILYAFLDENFKRCFRDFCCPSAQKHGDPLGVSRVRSTLRDHTCPTEARGDMRQARPV from the exons ATGGAGAGTAGCGTGGTGCACATCTTCAAAGAAGACAGGTGTCCCACGGGCCAGCCGGAGGAGTGTTCCCCAAATTTCACGTGGCAACCCGGCTCATCAGACATCTTCAACTACACACCGAACGGCACCTGGGACGCTGATCCCGAGCCGATGTCGCCCATCATCCCCATAATAGTCGCAGTGTACTCCGTGGTGTTTGTGGTTGGCTTGGCGGGCAATTGTTTGGTGATGTATGTCATCATTAG ATacaccaaaatgaaaacagcCACCAACATCTACATCTTCAACCTGGCTGTGGCCGACGCTCTGGTCACCACCACCATGCCCTTCCAGAGCACCGACTATCTGCTCAGTTCCTGGCCGTTTGGCGAGGTGGCGTGCAAAGTTTTCATCTCCATCGATTACTACAACATGTTCACCAGCATCTTCACCTTGACCATGATGAGCGTGGACCGCTATGTGGCCGTGTGCCACCCGGTCAAGGCCCTGGATTTCCGCACCCCCGTCAAGGCCAAGATCATCAATGTGATCATCTGGGCGCTGTCGTCTGCTGCTGGGATCCCTGCCATGATACTTGGCAGCACAAACACCAAAAATG GGATTACAGAGTGTGCCCTACAGTTCCCTGAGCCTTACAGCTACTGGGACACCCTGATGAAGATCTGTGTCTTCATCTTTGCCTTTGTGGTAcccgtcatcatcatcaccgtCTGCTACACGCTGATGGTCATGCGGCTAAAAAGCGTGCGCCTACTGTCAGGCACACGCGAGAAGGACCGCAACCTGCGCCGGATCACCCGTCTGGTTCTGGTGGTGGTTGCCGTCTTTGTGGTGTGCTGGACTCCCATCCACATCTTCATCTTAGTCAAGGCTCTGTCTGGCAACGTCCCAGAGACCACCCCCGTCATGGCTGCCTACTTCTTCTGTGTGGCGCTGGGCTACACCAACAGCAGCCTCAACCCAATCCTCTACGCCTTCCTGGATGAGAACTTCAAGAGATGCTTCAGGGACTTCTGCTGCCCAAGTGCCCAAAAACATGGGGACCCTCTTGGGGTGAGCCGGGTGAGGAGCACCCTGCGGGACCACACATGTCCCACAGAAGCCCGGGGAGATATGAGGCAGGCCAGGCCTGTATGA
- the chmp5a gene encoding charged multivesicular body protein 5 isoform X2, with product MNRIFGRGKPKAPPANLSDCIGNVDARSESIEKKIGRLDAELVKYKDQMKKMRDGPSKNMVKQKAMRVLKQKRMYEGQREQLAQQSFNMEQANYTIQTLKDTKTTVEAMKIGAKEMKKAYKDVQLDQIDDLQDQLEDMMEDANEVQEALSRSYGTPEIDEDDLEAELEALGDELLLDDDSSYLDEASAAPSIPEGIPSDSKTNKDGVLVDEFGLPQIPAS from the exons ATGAACAGAATATTCGGACGCGGAAAGCCGAAAGCGCCTCCCGCGAATCTGTCGGACTGTATCGGCAAT GTGGATGCCAGGTCTGAGTCCATAGAGAAGAAGATTGGCAGACTAGACGCTGAACTTGTCAAATACAAAGAtcagatgaagaagatgagagATGGGCCCTCAAAG aacATGGTGAAACAGAAGGCGATGAGAGTCCTGAAGCAGAAGAGAAT GTATGAAGGTCAAAGAGAGCAGCTGGCTCAGCAGTCTTTTAACATGGAGCAGGCAAACTACACCATCCAGACATTAAAGGACACCAAAACAACA GTGGAGGCCATGAAGATCGGTGCTAAGGAAATGAAAAAGGCCTACAAGGACGTCCAACTGGATCAGATTGAC GATTTACAGGACCAACTAGAGGACATGATGGAGGACGCCAATGAGGTTCAAGAGGCCCTGAGCCGCAGCTACGGCACTCCGGAGATAGATGAGGATGACCTTGAAGCAG AGCTGGAAGCGCTGGGGGATGAGCTGCTGCTGGATGATGACAGCTCCTACCTGGATGAGGCCTCGGCTGCCCCCTCTATCCCTGAGGGAATCCCCAGTGACAGCAAGACAAACAAG gatGGCGTTTTGGTGGATGAGTTTGGCCTGCCACAGATTCCCGCCTCATAA
- the chmp5a gene encoding charged multivesicular body protein 5 isoform X1 has translation MCYNHQRQTFSFALAFKSPTLAISRLFLTYSTLRLVLCIPVEIASTSRTVDARSESIEKKIGRLDAELVKYKDQMKKMRDGPSKNMVKQKAMRVLKQKRMYEGQREQLAQQSFNMEQANYTIQTLKDTKTTVEAMKIGAKEMKKAYKDVQLDQIDDLQDQLEDMMEDANEVQEALSRSYGTPEIDEDDLEAELEALGDELLLDDDSSYLDEASAAPSIPEGIPSDSKTNKDGVLVDEFGLPQIPAS, from the exons ATGTGTTATAACCACCAACGTCAAACCTTTAGCTTTGCTCTGGCTTTTAAATCTCCAACGTTAGCTATATCCCGTCtgtttttaacatacagtacactcaGGCTGGTGTTGTGCATCCCTGTCGAAATTGCATCAACCTCACGAACA GTGGATGCCAGGTCTGAGTCCATAGAGAAGAAGATTGGCAGACTAGACGCTGAACTTGTCAAATACAAAGAtcagatgaagaagatgagagATGGGCCCTCAAAG aacATGGTGAAACAGAAGGCGATGAGAGTCCTGAAGCAGAAGAGAAT GTATGAAGGTCAAAGAGAGCAGCTGGCTCAGCAGTCTTTTAACATGGAGCAGGCAAACTACACCATCCAGACATTAAAGGACACCAAAACAACA GTGGAGGCCATGAAGATCGGTGCTAAGGAAATGAAAAAGGCCTACAAGGACGTCCAACTGGATCAGATTGAC GATTTACAGGACCAACTAGAGGACATGATGGAGGACGCCAATGAGGTTCAAGAGGCCCTGAGCCGCAGCTACGGCACTCCGGAGATAGATGAGGATGACCTTGAAGCAG AGCTGGAAGCGCTGGGGGATGAGCTGCTGCTGGATGATGACAGCTCCTACCTGGATGAGGCCTCGGCTGCCCCCTCTATCCCTGAGGGAATCCCCAGTGACAGCAAGACAAACAAG gatGGCGTTTTGGTGGATGAGTTTGGCCTGCCACAGATTCCCGCCTCATAA